One window of the Janthinobacterium sp. PAMC25594 genome contains the following:
- a CDS encoding SPOR domain-containing protein, with the protein MGLFSKLFKNKQESSGEDSGFYVPGEAQSPSRKRAANTSGGGGSRRGGKEAPDPVLPEKKRARRRLVGAIALALGVAVGLPMLLDSEPKAPFNDIAIDIPSKEKAAAPAPAPVPAVPAQAAAHNGLDQSEEIIDAPLPPAARPTPAPAAAPAPVLAAVQPAPVKPAYVEPKPEPKPEPKPVKVEPKPEPKHEAKPEPKHEVKVESKPEPKHEVKPEAKPEAKPAKPAQSADDAARAMAILEGKPIDKPQEKAQDKAHDAGSGKFVVQVAALATQDKVDELQDKLREAGIKSYTQKVSSPSGERIRVRVGPFGSREDAEKTRAKLQKLGLGGSLVPA; encoded by the coding sequence ATGGGCTTGTTCTCGAAACTGTTTAAAAACAAGCAAGAATCCTCTGGCGAAGACAGCGGCTTTTATGTTCCTGGCGAAGCACAGTCGCCGAGCCGCAAACGCGCCGCCAACACCTCCGGTGGCGGCGGATCGCGCCGTGGCGGCAAGGAAGCGCCGGATCCGGTCTTGCCTGAAAAAAAGCGCGCCCGCCGCCGCCTGGTCGGTGCCATCGCCCTGGCCCTGGGTGTGGCTGTCGGCTTGCCGATGCTGCTCGATTCCGAACCGAAAGCGCCATTCAACGATATCGCCATCGACATTCCGTCGAAAGAAAAGGCCGCCGCGCCTGCGCCTGCACCCGTGCCGGCCGTGCCCGCGCAGGCGGCTGCGCACAATGGCCTGGACCAGTCCGAGGAAATCATCGACGCACCGCTGCCGCCTGCGGCCAGGCCCACGCCGGCACCAGCAGCGGCACCGGCCCCCGTGCTGGCCGCCGTCCAGCCTGCGCCGGTCAAGCCGGCCTATGTGGAACCGAAACCCGAGCCCAAGCCTGAGCCCAAGCCGGTCAAGGTGGAGCCGAAGCCTGAGCCGAAACATGAAGCCAAGCCGGAACCGAAGCACGAGGTCAAGGTGGAATCGAAGCCTGAACCCAAGCATGAGGTAAAACCGGAAGCCAAGCCTGAAGCGAAGCCTGCCAAGCCGGCGCAATCGGCCGACGATGCCGCGCGCGCCATGGCGATTCTGGAAGGCAAGCCAATCGACAAGCCGCAAGAGAAAGCGCAAGACAAGGCACACGACGCCGGCAGCGGCAAGTTCGTGGTGCAGGTGGCGGCTCTGGCGACGCAGGACAAGGTCGATGAATTGCAGGACAAGCTGCGCGAAGCTGGCATCAAGTCCTATACGCAGAAAGTCTCCAGCCCGTCGGGCGAGCGCATCCGCGTGCGCGTGGGCCCGTTCGGCAGTCGCGAAGACGCCGAAAAGACCCGCGCCAAGCTGCAAAAGCTGGGCCTGGGCGGCAGCCTGGTGCCGGCTTGA
- a CDS encoding CvpA family protein, with amino-acid sequence MTIFDYLVLFVLMTSVLISMMRGLVKEILSLVSWIVAFVIANAYGATLAKFLPEAVPGEAVRLLLAFVVLFIGVRILMGLLSMTVDALVKVTGLSLADRTLGSLFGVARGLVIVLTAVILCGMTSIPQQPFWKNALLSPFAEQGARAIKPYLPAAYAQHVKF; translated from the coding sequence GTGACGATCTTCGATTACCTGGTGCTGTTCGTGCTGATGACGTCCGTGCTGATCAGCATGATGCGTGGCCTGGTCAAGGAAATACTGTCATTGGTCAGCTGGATCGTGGCTTTCGTCATCGCCAACGCGTATGGCGCCACCCTGGCGAAATTCCTGCCGGAAGCCGTGCCGGGCGAAGCCGTCCGCCTGTTGCTGGCCTTCGTGGTGCTGTTCATCGGCGTGCGCATTTTGATGGGGTTGCTGTCCATGACGGTCGACGCACTGGTCAAGGTGACGGGCCTGAGCCTGGCCGACCGCACCCTGGGCAGCCTGTTCGGCGTGGCGCGGGGGCTTGTGATCGTGCTGACCGCCGTCATCTTGTGCGGCATGACGTCCATACCGCAGCAGCCATTCTGGAAAAACGCGCTGCTCAGTCCGTTCGCGGAGCAGGGCGCGCGCGCCATCAAGCCTTATCTGCCTGCCGCTTACGCGCAGCATGTGAAATTTTGA
- the purF gene encoding amidophosphoribosyltransferase, producing MCGIVGVVSHQPVNQLLYDALLLLQHRGQDAAGIATNHSSMFSMHKANGLVRDVFRTRNMRSLQGTTGIGHCRYPTAGSSSEEEAQPFYVNAPFGITLAHNGNLTNWEQLKQEMFKNDRRHINTDSDSEVLLNVLAHEIQEATTGLNLDPEAIFKAITVLNRRVKGGYAAVAQIAGVGLLAFRDPHGIRPLCLGINETEQGPEYLIASESVALEGMGFRFVRDIGPGEAVFIDADKKLHSAQCADNASLNPCVFEFVYLARPDSVIDGASVYATRLKMGEYLAEKIRAELPDVHIDVVMPIPDSSRPAAIQLALALNLEYREGFIKNRYIGRTFIMPGQAARKKSVRQKLNAIPSEFKDKVVLLVDDSIVRGTTSREIVQMAREAGATKVIFASAAPPVIYPNVYGIDMPTRDELIAYGRTTEEVCREITADYLVYQDIGALKQAIADVNPALVNFEASCFDGVYVTGDVSQEYLDRLEYARHHPKAAAPEDTPRSQLNLNLATTEA from the coding sequence ATGTGTGGCATCGTCGGCGTCGTTTCCCATCAACCTGTCAATCAATTGCTCTATGATGCATTGTTGCTCTTGCAACATCGCGGTCAGGACGCGGCAGGGATTGCGACCAATCACAGCAGTATGTTTTCCATGCACAAAGCCAATGGCCTCGTGCGTGACGTCTTCCGTACGCGCAACATGCGTTCGCTGCAAGGCACGACGGGCATCGGCCATTGCCGCTATCCGACGGCCGGTTCGTCGAGCGAAGAGGAAGCACAACCGTTTTATGTGAATGCGCCGTTCGGCATTACCCTGGCGCACAATGGCAACCTGACCAACTGGGAACAGTTGAAGCAGGAAATGTTCAAAAATGACCGCCGCCACATCAATACCGATTCCGATTCGGAAGTGCTGCTCAATGTGCTGGCGCATGAAATCCAGGAAGCGACGACGGGCCTGAATCTGGACCCGGAAGCCATCTTCAAGGCCATCACCGTGCTGAATCGCCGCGTCAAGGGCGGCTACGCCGCCGTGGCGCAAATCGCCGGCGTGGGCTTGCTGGCCTTCCGCGACCCGCACGGCATCCGTCCGTTGTGCCTGGGCATCAATGAAACGGAGCAAGGCCCCGAATACCTGATCGCCTCCGAATCCGTGGCGCTGGAAGGCATGGGCTTCCGCTTCGTGCGCGACATCGGTCCCGGCGAAGCCGTCTTCATCGATGCCGACAAGAAATTGCACAGCGCCCAGTGCGCCGACAACGCCAGCCTGAATCCCTGCGTGTTCGAATTCGTCTACCTGGCCCGTCCCGACTCCGTCATCGACGGCGCCTCCGTGTACGCCACGCGCCTGAAAATGGGCGAATACCTTGCTGAAAAGATCCGTGCCGAATTGCCGGACGTGCATATTGACGTGGTCATGCCGATTCCCGATTCCTCGCGTCCTGCCGCCATCCAGCTGGCACTGGCGCTGAACCTGGAATACCGCGAAGGCTTCATCAAGAACCGCTACATCGGCCGCACCTTCATCATGCCGGGCCAGGCGGCGCGCAAGAAATCCGTGCGCCAGAAGCTCAACGCTATTCCGTCCGAATTCAAGGATAAAGTGGTGTTGCTGGTCGACGATTCCATCGTGCGCGGGACCACCAGCCGTGAAATCGTGCAGATGGCACGCGAAGCGGGCGCGACGAAAGTCATCTTCGCCTCGGCCGCGCCACCGGTGATTTACCCGAACGTGTACGGCATCGACATGCCGACGCGCGATGAGCTGATCGCCTATGGCCGCACGACGGAGGAAGTGTGCCGCGAAATCACGGCCGACTATCTGGTGTACCAGGATATCGGCGCGTTGAAGCAGGCGATCGCCGACGTCAATCCTGCCCTGGTCAATTTCGAGGCGTCGTGCTTCGATGGCGTGTACGTGACGGGCGACGTGTCGCAGGAATATCTGGACCGCCTGGAATATGCGCGCCACCATCCGAAGGCGGCAGCGCCCGAAGATACGCCACGTTCCCAGCTGAACCTGAACCTGGCGACGACAGAAGCATAA
- a CDS encoding cystathionine gamma-synthase family protein, whose protein sequence is MTTKKNYGFTTTILHNDRRKGIEHGSLHKPVHTSVAFGYSDARQLASVFQGKEPGFRYGRQGNPTVSALEDKVNQMEDGVATLCFATGMGAIGAVVQSLLRAGDHVVSSAFLFGNTNSLWQTVTGQGIAVSFVDATEVANVAAAITPATRIVFVETIANPRTQIADLAKIGALCKERGILYIVDNTMTTPYLFRPKAVGAGLVVNALTKSIGGHGNALGGSLTDTGVFDWTRYPNIFDNYKKAAPAQWGIAQIRAKALRDFGASLGPEAAHHIAVGAETMALRMDRTCSNALALATMLAADPRVAAVHYPGLASHPQHALAKDLFRSYGSLFSFELKEGIDCFDFLNRLNLAIPASNLGDTRTLVIPVAHTIFYEMGAERRASMGIAESLIRVSVGIEDEADLLEDFRQALDV, encoded by the coding sequence ATGACCACCAAAAAAAACTACGGCTTTACCACCACCATCCTGCATAACGACCGCCGCAAGGGTATCGAGCATGGCTCGCTGCACAAGCCTGTGCACACCTCCGTCGCGTTCGGCTACAGCGACGCACGCCAGCTCGCTTCCGTGTTCCAGGGCAAGGAGCCCGGTTTCCGCTACGGCCGCCAGGGCAACCCGACCGTGTCCGCGCTGGAAGACAAGGTCAACCAGATGGAAGACGGCGTGGCGACCCTGTGCTTCGCCACTGGCATGGGCGCCATCGGCGCCGTGGTGCAGTCGCTGCTGCGCGCGGGCGACCATGTCGTGTCGTCGGCCTTTCTGTTTGGTAATACCAACAGCCTGTGGCAAACGGTGACGGGGCAGGGCATCGCCGTGTCCTTCGTCGACGCCACCGAGGTGGCCAACGTGGCGGCCGCCATCACGCCGGCCACGCGCATTGTGTTCGTGGAAACCATCGCCAATCCGCGCACGCAGATCGCCGACCTGGCAAAGATCGGCGCGCTGTGCAAGGAACGTGGCATTTTGTACATCGTCGACAACACGATGACGACGCCTTACCTGTTCCGCCCGAAAGCGGTGGGCGCGGGCCTGGTGGTCAATGCATTGACGAAATCCATCGGCGGCCACGGCAATGCGCTGGGCGGCAGCTTGACGGACACGGGCGTGTTCGACTGGACGCGCTACCCGAACATTTTCGATAATTATAAGAAAGCGGCGCCAGCCCAGTGGGGCATCGCGCAAATCCGCGCCAAGGCCTTGCGCGACTTCGGCGCATCGCTGGGCCCGGAAGCGGCGCACCATATCGCCGTCGGCGCGGAAACCATGGCCTTGCGCATGGACCGCACCTGTTCCAACGCCCTGGCGCTGGCCACGATGCTTGCCGCCGACCCGCGCGTGGCGGCAGTGCATTACCCGGGCTTGGCGTCGCACCCGCAGCACGCGCTGGCGAAGGACTTGTTCCGCAGCTATGGCTCGCTGTTCAGCTTTGAATTAAAAGAGGGCATCGATTGCTTCGATTTCCTCAATCGTTTGAATCTGGCGATTCCGGCAAGCAACCTTGGTGACACGCGCACCCTGGTCATTCCCGTCGCCCACACGATCTTCTACGAGATGGGTGCGGAGCGCCGTGCCAGCATGGGCATCGCAGAGTCCCTGATCCGCGTGTCCGTGGGCATCGAGGATGAGGCGGATCTGCTTGAGGATTTCCGCCAGGCACTCGATGTATAA
- the lexA gene encoding transcriptional repressor LexA, which yields MIKLTARQEQILNLIKDAIENTGFPPTRAEIANELGFKSANAAEEHLQALARKGAIEISPGTSRGIRLIGAAAEAQASKVPAALLMSLPLIGRVAAGSPILAQENLEASYNVDPALFSAKPDFLLKVRGWSMRDAGIMDGDLLAVKKVDSAKNGQIVVARIGDEVTVKRYKKTGSVIELLPENPDFKVITVSPEDEFALEGLAVGLMRSWH from the coding sequence ATGATCAAGCTGACAGCACGACAAGAACAAATCCTGAACCTGATCAAGGACGCGATTGAAAACACGGGTTTTCCTCCCACCCGTGCCGAAATCGCCAATGAACTGGGTTTCAAATCGGCCAATGCGGCCGAAGAGCATTTGCAGGCCCTGGCCCGCAAGGGCGCGATCGAGATTTCGCCCGGCACCTCGCGCGGCATCCGCCTGATCGGCGCGGCGGCCGAAGCGCAGGCATCGAAAGTGCCGGCGGCGCTGCTGATGTCGCTGCCCCTGATCGGCCGGGTGGCGGCAGGCTCGCCCATCCTGGCACAGGAAAACCTGGAGGCAAGCTACAACGTCGACCCGGCCCTGTTCTCGGCCAAGCCCGACTTCCTGCTGAAGGTGCGCGGCTGGTCCATGCGCGACGCCGGTATCATGGATGGCGACTTATTGGCCGTGAAGAAGGTCGACAGCGCCAAGAATGGCCAGATCGTCGTCGCCCGCATCGGCGACGAAGTCACCGTCAAGCGCTACAAGAAGACGGGTTCCGTCATCGAACTGCTGCCGGAAAACCCCGACTTCAAGGTCATCACCGTGTCGCCGGAAGATGAGTTTGCCCTGGAAGGTTTAGCGGTAGGCTTGATGCGCAGCTGGCATTAA
- the rpsF gene encoding 30S ribosomal protein S6 — protein sequence MRHYEIVFIVHPDQSEQVPAMIERYKASVTTRGGSVHRVEDWGRRQMAYSIQKLPKAHYICLNIECDNETLVELETAFKFNDAVLRHLTVKMKKAETAPSPMMKSVQREDAAKSHRTEAPAAAPVAAAA from the coding sequence ATGCGTCATTATGAAATAGTCTTTATCGTCCATCCGGACCAAAGCGAGCAAGTGCCCGCGATGATCGAACGCTACAAAGCCAGCGTAACCACCCGCGGCGGTTCGGTTCACCGCGTGGAAGATTGGGGTCGCCGTCAAATGGCTTACTCGATCCAAAAGCTGCCTAAAGCACACTACATCTGCCTGAACATCGAATGCGACAACGAGACCCTGGTCGAGTTGGAAACAGCATTCAAATTCAATGATGCCGTGTTGCGTCACCTGACCGTTAAAATGAAGAAAGCTGAAACAGCTCCTTCGCCGATGATGAAATCGGTACAACGCGAAGACGCGGCCAAAAGCCACCGCACCGAAGCACCAGCAGCCGCTCCAGTCGCAGCCGCAGCTTAA
- the priB gene encoding primosomal replication protein N, with protein sequence MNQLQVTAIIAEREILRYTPAGLPIVNAVLQHSSQQMEAGIARLTEFDVAALAAGEISGRFSQASLGGVYQFTGFLARKSRNSKSLVFHIIDFSAVNSD encoded by the coding sequence CTGAACCAGCTACAAGTTACCGCCATCATTGCCGAGCGCGAAATATTGCGCTATACCCCGGCAGGGCTGCCGATTGTGAATGCAGTATTGCAACACAGTTCGCAGCAGATGGAAGCAGGAATTGCCCGTTTGACCGAGTTTGATGTTGCCGCGCTAGCCGCTGGCGAAATCTCAGGCCGGTTCAGCCAGGCAAGCTTGGGTGGGGTGTATCAGTTCACGGGTTTCCTGGCCAGGAAGAGCCGCAACAGCAAGAGTTTGGTGTTTCACATCATTGATTTTAGTGCAGTCAATTCTGACTAG
- the rpsR gene encoding 30S ribosomal protein S18, translating to MAFGKKFDKNKLKLKEKRKQQNPLFKRKKFCRFTAAHVEQVDYKDVDTLKDFVQENGKIMPARLTGTKAHYQRQVDTAIKRARFLALLPYTDLHHA from the coding sequence ATGGCATTCGGTAAAAAGTTCGACAAAAATAAGCTCAAGCTTAAAGAAAAACGCAAACAGCAAAACCCTTTGTTCAAACGCAAGAAGTTCTGCCGCTTCACCGCAGCTCACGTTGAGCAAGTCGACTACAAAGACGTCGACACGCTGAAAGACTTCGTCCAGGAAAACGGCAAGATCATGCCAGCACGCCTGACCGGTACCAAAGCGCACTACCAGCGCCAAGTCGACACCGCAATCAAGCGCGCTCGCTTCCTCGCGCTGCTGCCATACACCGATCTGCACCACGCTTAA
- the rplI gene encoding 50S ribosomal protein L9: MQIILLEKVVNVGNLGEVVKVKDGYARNFLIPQRLARRATATAVAEFEVKRAELEKAAAAKLAASQAQGEKLSGLTVQVAQKAGVDGRLFGSVTNFDIAEALTKQGFAVEKAQIRMPTGPLKIVGEHNVSVALHTDVVVEVVIAVVPDANA, encoded by the coding sequence ATGCAAATCATTCTGTTAGAAAAAGTTGTTAACGTCGGTAACCTCGGCGAAGTCGTCAAAGTCAAAGACGGTTACGCACGTAACTTCCTGATCCCGCAACGCCTGGCACGTCGTGCCACGGCAACCGCTGTGGCTGAATTCGAAGTCAAGCGCGCCGAACTGGAAAAAGCTGCTGCCGCCAAACTGGCCGCATCGCAAGCCCAGGGCGAAAAACTGAGCGGCCTGACCGTTCAAGTTGCTCAAAAAGCTGGTGTTGATGGCCGTCTGTTCGGTTCCGTCACCAACTTCGACATCGCTGAAGCGCTGACCAAGCAAGGTTTTGCTGTTGAAAAAGCACAAATCCGCATGCCTACCGGCCCGCTGAAGATCGTTGGCGAGCACAACGTTTCGGTTGCTCTGCACACCGACGTGGTCGTGGAAGTTGTTATCGCTGTCGTACCAGACGCGAACGCGTAA